aaattaataggTCCACCGGGGGTGGACCTTTGTCGTTTCctaaatatattgttttctaaaataattccgatacttattttagaaaaataatttttttattgaaaaaatacaatAGAAATCTAACAAACACACTTCACATATCAAACCAATATAGTATTTACATTTAttcaatacatattttatttcacataCATAATTCACGTTCAAATATACATACTATATGTGTGTCTGTGTATTTGCTTAAAGGTTACtgcaaattagaggtgtgcacgtgagtaatagtttactcacgctcgcgCACACTTACGACAGAAAAATcaaactcacgcacactcacgcacgatattttttggtaggactcacgctcacgcacactcacgaaaagaaaatttgtattcacgcacactcacgcacgaaaatgtcgtgactcacaaaacataccgtgactcacgaaaaataccgtgaatcacgaaaaatatcgtgactcacaaataattttataattaatttaccttaccgaagtgtctgaaaacatgagcattattaaaatcgagagtgttattaaactcttaacatctcaggtgtcactaaaattgtaattgaatttaactcttaagcgttttatgttggtgagcaggaatattgtcgtgagtgtaattcgttactcacgcacactcacgaagatattattttcgtgactcacgctcacgcacgacattttggtttgttaatcacactcacgcacactcacgcttttgtcatgagcgtgacgcacgaatcacgaaaattttcgtgagtcacgacaatttcgtgtcacttgCACACTTCTACtgcaaattaacattttatttttaattgggcACTTAATCTGCTACTCCTTTGGTCCTCtttggaacaaaaatataatccgtgATTGCGTTATAAATCGAcacaaataattttcttaaataagttatttcttaattcatattgcaaatggcgccatgctataaaactaacgAATCTCAatatgtatgagctgtcatgatgcggaggaaaaggaataaattaaacacctcttgtgtgagtgtcctacattttgtgtaaggcgtaagtgaattttaggggcatatagctttagattactgacggacctggaaaacgttaatttaagcagctgctatgtatatatatatatatatatatatatatatatatatatatatatatatatatatatatatatatatatatatatatatatatatatatatatatatatatatatatatatatatatatatatatatatatatatatatatatatatatatatatatatatatatatatatatatatatatatacatatatatatatatatatatatatatatatatatatatatataaatatatatatatatatatatatatatatatatatatatatatatatatatatatatatatatatattttcaacccgggagggttgaataaaaagatatcaacataacagagcgagagaatgaaatgagagcaatttgtgGGAAACCGCTTgtttgttgtttcggaaaactgtttcatgataaggccaaaaatttaatatgcttaagtctaaatattatttaatttgaatattagaattaatattcggaaccaagagaatagacatttgaaaaaaaaagcgtatttgtattacagaaaaagatgcgaagaactcaaaaatttcgtggaagtgaaaattacgtgagggaatgagcacaatcttctttggggaattcttccaagcataaactatttttggactcaaaatgcttccaaacatataatatgctcacataaaacgaacatattaatgtttcggcagtatccaataatatatgtgcttcctgcaaaatatgtttggaacatatgttagagaagcgattttttttgagggtgtatatatatatatattttttttttgctgggtatatatatatatatatatatatatatatatatatatatatatatatatatatatatatatatatatatatatatatatatatatatatatatatacccagcaaaaaaatttggaagttcttggaTTAGGAGAGCTTGGATGGATATGCATTTTTCTGCGATGCTATTGCAGACGTAATCAGtactaaagttttctatatacctatatatttttgatatagAGTCctttggtttcattgcaatttactaggaaaaaaatttttattgaaaaaaatgtttgtagtaaaatttaacttaaccacattaccgattcgtatgatattaaaattggtttcaaataaactaaTTGTCAGTATACTTATCAACAAAGTAGAGAAATtatggaatcaaaggtacaacaaaactgcacgcacagaaaaaacatgtttgccgcatccatttaatgcttatatagagcatgtaattgtcgcgaaaaccatatattttgtctttgtaaaaataattttctagcagagaaaaaagtatgctGGCGATAAGCATTTaactggttctcaaatgccgcaaacatgtctaaatgatcgggaaaatcatgtacctgaccataaaGACCTTATAGAAAATTGGCTTTTATTATAAGAAGACAATAGAGAATTCTCAATTGAACTCCACTtagatagctcctatatatctttcgctcgatttacactcacatgaccacagaaACAATAGGTACTACTCCGAGGGAGTAGTATTAATATTATAGCtatccatgccaaatttgaaatcggctaagatttagctccaatatatctttcgcacgataaAGAGGCCAGAGTTTCGGCATTATTTGCTTCAAAATGTGCTTACAGAGtgtatgccaaatttcgttgaaatctgttcagattagacatagttcccatatatatgttttgccatatttaaattaataggTCCACCGGGGGTGGACCTTTGTCGTTTCctaaatatattgttttctaaaataattcCCGAtacttattttagaaaaataatttttttattgaaaaaatacaatAGAAATCTAACAAACACACTTCACATATCAAACCAATATAGTATTTACATTTAttcaatacatattttatttcacataCATAATTCACGTTCAAATATACATACTATATGTGTGTCTGTGTATTTGCTTAAAGGTTACtgcaaattagaggtgtgcacgtgagtaatagtttactcacgctcgcgCACACTTACGACAGAAAAATcaaactcacgcacactcacgcacgatattttttggtaggactcacgctcacgcacactcacgaaaagaaaatttgtattcacgcacactcacgcacgaaaatgtcgtgactcacaaaacataccgtgactcacgaaaaataccgtgaatcacgaaaaatatcgtgactcacaaataattttataattaatttaccttaccgaagtgtctgaaaacatgagcattattaaaatcgagagtgttattaaactcttaacatctcaggtgtcactaaaattgtaattgaatttaactcttaagcgttttatgttggtgagcaggaatattgtcgtgagtgtaattcgttactcacgcacactcacgaagatattattttcgtgactcacgctcacgcacgacattttggtttgttaatcacactcacgcacactcacgcttttgtcatgagcgtgacgcacgaatcacgaaaattttcgtgagtcacgacaatttcgtgtcacttgCACACTTCTACtgcaaattaacattttattttttaattgggcaCTTAATCTGCTACTCCTTTGGTCCTCtttggaacaaaaatataatccgtgATTGCGTTATAAATCGAcacaaataattttcttaaataagttatttcttaattcatattgcaaatggcgccatgctataaaactaacgAATCTCAatatgtatgagctgtcatgatgcggaggaaaaggaataaattaaacacctcttgtgtgagtgtcctacattttgtgtaaggcgtaagtgaattttaggggcatatagctttagattactgacggacctggaaaacgttaatttaAGCAGCTGCTAtgtatgaatatatatatatatatatatatatatatatatatatatatatatatatatatatatatatatatatatatatatatatatatatatatatatatatatatatatatatatatattatatatatatatatatatatatatatatatatatatatatatatatatatatatatatatatatatatatatatatatatatatatatatatatatatatatatatatatatatatatatatatatatatatatatatatatatattttcaacccCGGGGAGGgttataaaaagatatcaacataacagagcgagagaatgaaatgagagcaatttgtgGGAAACCGCTTgtttgttgtttcggaaaactgtttcatgataaggccaaaaatttaatatgcttaagtctaaatattatttaatttgaatattagaattaatattcggaaccaagagaatagacatttgaaaaaaaagcgtatttgtattacagaaaaagatgcgaagaactcaaaaatttcgtggaagtgaaaattacgtgagggaatgagcacaatcttctttggggaattcttccaagcataaactatttttggactcaaaatgcttccaaacatataatatgctcacataaaacgaacatattaatgtttcggcagtatccaataatatatgtgcttcctgcaaaatatgtttggaacatatgttagagaagcgattttttttgagggtgtatatatatatatatttttttttttgctgggtatatatatatatatatatatatatatatatatatatatatatatatatatatatatatatatatatatatatatatatatatatatatatatatatatatatatatatgtatatatatatatatatatatatatatatatatatatatatatatatatatatatatatatatatatatatatatatatatatatatatatatatatatatatatatatacccagcaaaaaaatttggaagttcttggaTTAGGAGAGCTTGGATGGATATGCATTTTTCTGCGATGCTATTGCAGACGTAATCAGtactaaagttttctatatacctatatatttttgatatagAGTCctttggtttcattgcaatttactaggaaaaaaatttttattgaaaaaaatgtttgtagtaaaatttaacttaaccacattaccgattcgtatgatagcgaaaatctggcttctggggccataatgTAGTAGCACCggtttttgtcagtattttatatggccccagaagccagattcttgcttaaaattgcttcaactttgatatctttatccgttcaaaagttgcagaattatttccacaaaaagcgatttggaaccactatgcgacgttccacattgcggtgaaaccgcttaaagaagttttgaaaaactcagaaatgtcactagcattattgAGATGggttaatccaccactgaaaaactttttggtgttagatCGAAATTGGggctgaacccacgaccctatggatgcaaggcaggcatgccacccattgcaccacgatagcTCAAGTGTAAATGCCATATGAAATATTTACAGATATGTcaaaaacatgttatactagcttttttttacaccgaaacacaaataacattattttcttttagtgtACGTAGATTGATAGGCCACCACATTGCCCCAGACGTGAAGAAAACGAATGGCAAATCACAGTGGGCAGAGATTCAAGAAATATTCCCGAGAAAAAGAAAACTCTAATTACTGAAACTTTGCATAGTTAATTACCTTCGGATGTGCCATTCAATGAATATAATTTAATATCCAGAGATTTCATATATAGATAAAGTTTATTGAATATAATATATGAATGTTTCAGATGTTAAATTGTTAGCATTTTACACGTATCACTTATAAATACAATAGTATGATATATATAATGtgattattaatattaattagttggattttttgtttgttttacaaACCTAGCAGAAGCAATATCAATGTTAATAACTTCAAATATTTCATGGTGGTagcaattcaaattttaaacccTCTCCTCGTCATTACCATAGGCCACGACATCTATGTATACGTCATTGATGTTAACATCTCCACTATCTGGAATATAAGCAACAGTCTTAAGcgtattattatatttgttattgatttcaCACATGGAAGTCATATCGTCCTCGGATGTCTCAATATCAATGACCACATCATCCTTTCCCATATCGGCATCGTAGGCCTCGCTAGATGATGTTTCACACAGGGCTGAATCACAAATAACCGATTCAGAGGGACCTATGTCTTTGTCATGCTGATCATAATTCAAGATTTGTGGAGCTGAAACGTTTAAGCAGAATAACGGAAAACTCATTTGTCTTTTCATCACTGCAGACTCGGCAGCTTCTACAGAATTTGGGTCTTTGGTTTTTACAATGGGCTTAAAAGCGGAAAACATTTTGGAGAAACTGCTCGAAACCACTTTTTTACCATCCACTTGGTTCAGAGGTGACTCCTCGAAGTAGCTCTTGTGGAGCACATATTGTCGAATTGGTTCACTGTGCTTTGTTTGTCTGGAGTAATTTATTACTTGGTCATTATTGGAGCCATAATGGCACATATAGTTCATCATTAGCATGTAGTCGACTGGAACTAATTTTGGGTTGATATTGGAATCTCCATAAATCcatttgaacattttatcatCTCCGGTAATGTTAGTTGCAGATAGTGATACGTTCGCAGGATGGGCACCGGGAACGCATTCTGAAATACTAGAAAAATCATTAACTGAGGTCGTACTTCTAGAATTTACTTCCGATATTGAAAGAACTTCGCCAGAGTTTTGGGCCGAGTTTATAGGACCATCTGCATAAGACTTCTCGCCAACTCTTTTCTCATTTTCGATATCGACAATTGGTTTCTTGTTCTCGGAACAAATTCCATTATTGCTGCTGATTGGCGATGAAGATGATGGTGAGTAACGCTTGCGGGTTCCTCCATTGAACATTGCCTTCACATCCTCCCAAATATAGGCCAACTCCATTGTTGGTTTACCGGTGAGCGATAAATGACGACGCCATGAATTGAAATTGGCAGCTATGGGCTGCACGTATTTACCAGACGATTCCGTTTGATGCGAATGGAAAATGAATTTATTGGGCgaaaagaaaatattgcaaTATTGACATTTTATACACTTGGCCCTAGACGAATTGTAGCGGGCCGGTATGAACCAACCTCGGCAACCCCAAGCACAGTTGTGATGGACATTGAAAGCAAAGTCTTTCGGAAGTCGCGGCGGGCTATTGTCGCCTATGAAACTCTTACACAATCGCTCAGCCTCTCGTCTGGTAATCATGCCACAGCGTCGGGAGCTTATAGGCATGGCACCCGCTCTACGTAAAATTTCTAACTGCACTGGGGTACATTGAACACATGTTATCCCCAAGGCTACACGCCTATTATGTATTTCATTGTAACTGAATTTTTTCAATAAGATATTAGAAATTTGAGCCAAACACAATCGTTCGAGGCCATCGATGTATAAAGACACAATGGGTATTCCATACAACAAAACCGTTCTGACCTAATGCAATTAAGAGAAAAATATAATGCAGTTAAGGAGAAAATAAATGTTCACATCGTGCATGGGTTGACCTGCcaataaaaatgattttctgATGGTTTTTAGGTCAATGATGAGTAcacattttttgattttcttgcCAATTAGTTATAGTTCATTCGTTT
This is a stretch of genomic DNA from Haematobia irritans isolate KBUSLIRL chromosome 4, ASM5000362v1, whole genome shotgun sequence. It encodes these proteins:
- the fuss gene encoding SKI family transcriptional corepressor fussel, with product MPISSRRCGMITRREAERLCKSFIGDNSPPRLPKDFAFNVHHNCAWGCRGWFIPARYNSSRAKCIKCQYCNIFFSPNKFIFHSHQTESSGKYVQPIAANFNSWRRHLSLTGKPTMELAYIWEDVKAMFNGGTRKRYSPSSSSPISSNNGICSENKKPIVDIENEKRVGEKSYADGPINSAQNSGEVLSISEVNSRSTTSVNDFSSISECVPGAHPANVSLSATNITGDDKMFKWIYGDSNINPKLVPVDYMLMMNYMCHYGSNNDQVINYSRQTKHSEPIRQYVLHKSYFEESPLNQVDGKKVVSSSFSKMFSAFKPIVKTKDPNSVEAAESAVMKRQMSFPLFCLNVSAPQILNYDQHDKDIGPSESVICDSALCETSSSEAYDADMGKDDVVIDIETSEDDMTSMCEINNKYNNTLKTVAYIPDSGDVNINDVYIDVVAYGNDEERV